The genomic stretch AGTGTTCTCTTGGTTTGCTTCGTCTAATCCTGATGGACTGGAATGGTCTATGCATAAAGCGGCAGGAGTGGAAGAGCTGGAGGCAACGGGGGGAATTCATCAAATGCTTGCTGATCTTCAAAGCAATATTGCTTTTTTACCGGATTATGGTTTCAGAGCTTCAGAGGAAGAAAGTGCACCAGCTACTGCCGAAGGCAGCGAAGTATGGCCTGCAGTCGATAGCGGCACGACCACAGCGGGAATCGTGGGAGCGGGCTTGACCCTTGTTTTGGCGGGTATAATCGGCTTTGTTGTAACATTACTAAAAAAAAGAAATTCTAGCCCAGCGAAATAATATCAACTCAATTGAGCAGTAGAAGATCGGAAATTACCCCTAGTCTTTGTGAGGTGTGGAGATTATGGCGAATATGATGGATACAGTCTTTGATATGCGGCTTTTGGATGATTTATCCGGCAAGGAAACGTTGATCCATAGAGTTCATCCTTTAGCAAAGCTTCTCACAACACTTCTCTTTATCGTTGTGGTTGTATCCTACGACCGCTATGAAATCTTTGGCCTTCTGCCCTTGGTTTTCTTTCCGGTGCTGGTAATGTCCTTGGGGGAGCTGCCTCTTGGCCCCATCATGAAGCGCATGCTCTTGGCGGCCCCCTTCGCTTTGGGAATAGGAGTACTCAACCCCTTTTTTGATCATCAGGTCTTTATGGTTGGTGGAATCACCCTGTCTAGAGGCTGGATCACCTTTTTATCAATTCTTATTAAATCTATCCTGACGGTAAGTGCAGCCCTTTTGCTGATAGCCACTACGGGGATGGATAAATTAGGATCTGCTTTGCGGTTGCTCAAGATCCCCAAATTGTTTGTCCTTCAGCTCCTTCTAACCTATCGCTATATCTCTGTCTTACTGGAAGAGGTTTCGACGATTTGGAGAGCTTATTCCTTACGGTCCCCTCAGCAGAAGGGGATTAATCACAAGGTTTGGGGGCCCTTAATCGGACAACTGTTACTACGGACCTATGAGAGGGCCCAGAGGGTCTATCAATCTATGTGTTTAAGAGGATTTACAGGGGAATATAATACGGGAGAGCAGCAGAAGCCTACGGGTAAGGATTTCATTTATGCGTTGAGCTGGGGTGCCTTTTTTATTCTTGCTAAAATGATCAATATTCCTCTGCTGATAGGTAACTTATTTTATTAATATGAGTGCGCACAGGTAGCACAGGATACATCGCTTCGCTTAGTATGACAGAGGTCCCAACTATTTGGCATACTGAAGGAAGACTGACGGATGGATATGTACAGGAGGAACCTTATGAGTCACCATATGACAGAAGTTAGAGATCTACAATTTATATACCCTGATGGGCATAAGGCGATCAAGCGGATGACCTTCACCATTCATCACGGGGAATCAGTAGGGATTATCGGAGCTAACGGTGCGGGGAAATCTACTTTACTTATGCTACTCATGGGAGTTTTGTTCCCTAGCCAAGGGGAAGTTCGGGTTGGGGAGGTTCTTGTCACAAAAAAAACCCTGCCCATAGTCCGCCAACGGATGGGGATGGTTTTTCAAAACCCTGATGATCAGCTGTTTATGAATACAGTCTATGAGGATGTGGCCTTTGGACCTCGCAATTATAAGCTGGATGAACAAGAAGTAGAGAAACGGGTCCTTCAAGCTTTAGAAATGGTCGGAATCTCTCATTTAAAGGATCGAGCTCCCTATAAATTATCCGGCGGCGAAAAACGGGCAGCTGCTATTGCCGCCGTGCTTTCTATGCAACCGGATATCTTAATTATGGATGAGCCCTCTTCAGCCCTAGATCCCAAATCCAGACGTAGGCTAATGAAGTTACTTCAGGGTTTTGAACATACCAAGATTATTACAAGTCACGATATCGACATGGTTTATGAATTATGTGACAGAATTATCGTCATTCATCAGGGTCAAGTTGCCGCTGACGGCCCGACCGCGGAAATCTTAACCAATGCGGAACTCCTGGATGCCTGCGGCTTAGAGATGCCCCTGTCTCTGCAGGGGTGCCCGGTCTGTGGATGTGGAAAAGGAAAGCAATAAAAAAATGACGTTTCCAAGAAGCGTTTTTTTATTACCCATGACTTCTTTCGCCGTAATAATACCAAACCAAAAGATGGAGCATAGGGAAAGCTGGAGCATAGAATATAAACGATCGAAGACCATGATTAAAGGAGGGATTGCTACGGGATATGAAGTTAGAGAACAGATATTGGTCAATAATCGACCGCAAGAACCTTTGCAGCCTCAAGGATTTGTGATTCATTCTACCGCTACTCCTGGGGCTACGGCTCAAAATGAGTTCAACTATTTCAACAGCGAATACCGGGCGGCCTCTGCCCACTACTTTGTGGACTGGAGTGAGATTATCCGAGCCATTCCGGAAAATGAAGTGGCTTGGCATGCGGGTCACACGGGCAATCACCGCTTTTTATCTGTGGAGATGAGCGAACCCCAAGGTTACGACACGGATAAATTTCATGAAGTCTGGAAACGCACCCTGTGGCTAGTTGCCGATGCGTGTGTCCGCTATGGTTGGACACAAAAAAATGTCTTCTCCCATCGGGATATATCCCTAAACTATGGAGAATCGAACCATACGGATCCTATCGATTATTTTAAGACGTACGGTTACACATGGGAGGATCTGTTAATGGCCCTCGAGGGGGAAATTGATGGACTACAGAAGAACAATGGAGGAGGAGATGACCAAGTGGATAACCTGATTTTAGTGGGTCGCGGTGCGGATGAGAGGGCTGCAGGCTATCTAGCAGATTACCTCCAGGCGCCTATTCTCTATTTAGATCGGCTAAGTAAGGGATACCTTGATGCAGCTAAGAAGATTTATGTGGTCGGTGGCAGTAGTAAGCCAGTGGAGCGTGCAATCCTGATTTCAGGTGGGGATCGCTATGCTACCTGCCAAAAAGTGCTTGATTTTATTCGTACAGGCAAGGTTTAGACAATGGCTAGCTCTCCAGTAGATGTCGATAGGCAGCCAAAGTCAATTCTCCGACCCTAGCCCAAGAATAATGCTTGTGAATATGTTCTGTTAAAGGCTTTGGCGAGATCGTCAAGGCCTTTTCTAAAGCAGGGATCAGACTATCTTCCTCAAAGGGATTCACATAAACAGCCATATCTTGAAAATACTCTCTGGACCATCCTTGATTAGTGGTAAGGACTCTAGCTCCACAAGCCCCAGCTTCCAAGCTGGATAAGCCCGTGGTTTCATACCAACTCGGCATAGCATGAACTTTAGCTGCCGCGTAGGCAGAGGCAAGAAGTCTCCCTTGGAGTGTACCCAGATAGATTACATGGGGATAAGCTTGCACTTCCTCAAAGTACTGGGGTTCATCGATAGGACCGGCTAAGACGAGGGTGAGCCCCAGTTCCTGGCAGCACTGGGCAAGCCATTTTTGATTCTTACGAGAGGAGATACGACCTACCGACAGTACAAACTCCTCGGGAAGTCCGGGGCATTGCTCCCGAAAGCAGGTTTCGTCGATGCCGAGATATTCGGTGGGGAATCCATTGGGGATAACCTGGTAGGATGTAGTGACTTGAAAATCCTTTTGGATATGCTCCATTTCTGAGTGCCCACTCGGAAGAAGAAGGTCGCATTCCCGCAGTAACTGTCCCCGCCAGGGTTGATAGGACTCCCATTGCTCGAAAGCCGGTGAACGTGCATTATCATTTTTAAGGTAAGATTCCATATTCCAATAGCTGGGAGAAACCACAAGGGGCTTATTTTGCTTTTTGGCGTTCTCAAAGAACATAGATACATCCACCACCGGGGTGACATTGAAAATATGAACCAAGTCATATTCTTCAAGTTGGACCTTGGGGTTAAGATTTAAAAATACTTGAACCCCAAGGTTTTTAAGAGCTTGAGCGGTGGCTAAGAGCTGTATGGTATCTCCTGCTGGGTGTTTGCGATAATCCTGACGTACTTGAAAAAGAACCTTCACTTTAATATCCCCTTTGCAATACTTTCAGCAAGGTTTCCGTTGCGAGATTATAGCGCTGAGCAAGCTGATCGAGGGTCATATCCAGTAAGTAATAGATGCCGCACCCGGAGACTGGAATGCCTAGTCTACGGAAGAGAGGCTTGAGCTGGGGATATTGCTTTAGAACATCCCCATATTTCATCAGACTGTTTATGTTAACCATCGTTGCCAGAATCCTTTCTTACTTGCAACTTCTTTTTGAGTTTGCATATCGCATATTTTTGTCTCAAGTTCTTGGAGGACATTCAAGGTCAGTTCATTTTGGCTTCTCAATAGTTTTAGGATATTCAGCATCTCAGGAAGGGAATTGATCTTTTCGTCCCAGTTCTCCAAATTGCTGGGTAACGTTGAAGTAGTTTCTTCAAGCTTGCTAAAGATAGACTTTAAATTATCGCTATCTGTTACGGTATTTACAGAGATGCGTTGGCCTGTCTCCAAAACATCTTGATTTTCGTGATGGGTTTTGAGTGGAGCTTCCAGCTGCCACTGTGATTTGGAGGGATCTACAGTCGGTTCTGTTGAGAGCCAACTAGGAGGAACCGTATTAGGAAAAGCTGGGGATATGGGTAATCCTAAGAGGTCAGCATACAAGGGGCCTTGTTCATCTTCCTGATGCAACCAATGGGTATAGTTGGTTACTCCTTCGGACTTTTGAGCAATTTGCAAAGGAGAGAAGCTCCCGGTAAGGGCCCTTA from Desulfitobacterium dichloroeliminans LMG P-21439 encodes the following:
- the cbiQ gene encoding cobalt ECF transporter T component CbiQ; the encoded protein is MANMMDTVFDMRLLDDLSGKETLIHRVHPLAKLLTTLLFIVVVVSYDRYEIFGLLPLVFFPVLVMSLGELPLGPIMKRMLLAAPFALGIGVLNPFFDHQVFMVGGITLSRGWITFLSILIKSILTVSAALLLIATTGMDKLGSALRLLKIPKLFVLQLLLTYRYISVLLEEVSTIWRAYSLRSPQQKGINHKVWGPLIGQLLLRTYERAQRVYQSMCLRGFTGEYNTGEQQKPTGKDFIYALSWGAFFILAKMINIPLLIGNLFY
- a CDS encoding energy-coupling factor ABC transporter ATP-binding protein, whose amino-acid sequence is MSHHMTEVRDLQFIYPDGHKAIKRMTFTIHHGESVGIIGANGAGKSTLLMLLMGVLFPSQGEVRVGEVLVTKKTLPIVRQRMGMVFQNPDDQLFMNTVYEDVAFGPRNYKLDEQEVEKRVLQALEMVGISHLKDRAPYKLSGGEKRAAAIAAVLSMQPDILIMDEPSSALDPKSRRRLMKLLQGFEHTKIITSHDIDMVYELCDRIIVIHQGQVAADGPTAEILTNAELLDACGLEMPLSLQGCPVCGCGKGKQ
- a CDS encoding peptidoglycan recognition protein family protein gives rise to the protein MIKGGIATGYEVREQILVNNRPQEPLQPQGFVIHSTATPGATAQNEFNYFNSEYRAASAHYFVDWSEIIRAIPENEVAWHAGHTGNHRFLSVEMSEPQGYDTDKFHEVWKRTLWLVADACVRYGWTQKNVFSHRDISLNYGESNHTDPIDYFKTYGYTWEDLLMALEGEIDGLQKNNGGGDDQVDNLILVGRGADERAAGYLADYLQAPILYLDRLSKGYLDAAKKIYVVGGSSKPVERAILISGGDRYATCQKVLDFIRTGKV
- a CDS encoding glycosyltransferase family 4 protein, producing the protein MKVLFQVRQDYRKHPAGDTIQLLATAQALKNLGVQVFLNLNPKVQLEEYDLVHIFNVTPVVDVSMFFENAKKQNKPLVVSPSYWNMESYLKNDNARSPAFEQWESYQPWRGQLLRECDLLLPSGHSEMEHIQKDFQVTTSYQVIPNGFPTEYLGIDETCFREQCPGLPEEFVLSVGRISSRKNQKWLAQCCQELGLTLVLAGPIDEPQYFEEVQAYPHVIYLGTLQGRLLASAYAAAKVHAMPSWYETTGLSSLEAGACGARVLTTNQGWSREYFQDMAVYVNPFEEDSLIPALEKALTISPKPLTEHIHKHYSWARVGELTLAAYRHLLES
- a CDS encoding DUF1858 domain-containing protein translates to MVNINSLMKYGDVLKQYPQLKPLFRRLGIPVSGCGIYYLLDMTLDQLAQRYNLATETLLKVLQRGY